From Ascaphus truei isolate aAscTru1 chromosome 17, aAscTru1.hap1, whole genome shotgun sequence, the proteins below share one genomic window:
- the LOC142468017 gene encoding rho-related GTP-binding protein RhoA-A-like isoform X1 has translation MGLDSIYVITEKFAEVYTEAIRKNLVVVGDGACGKTCLLIVFNGDVFPELYVPTILENYVADIEVDDKQVELILWDTAGQEDYDRLRPLSYPRTDVIVMCFSIASPDSLVNITEKWTPEVKHFCPNVPFILVGNKKDLRNDEQVCTPPAFLFSLLPRVRTSKGAAAAISILQGMTSQLPIGL, from the exons ATGGGACTGGACTCGATTTATGTAATTACTGAGAAGTTTGCAGAAGTCT ACACAGAAGCCATTCGGAAGAATCTTGTGGTTGTGGGAGATGGAGCGTGCGGAAAAACCTGCCTCCTAATCGTGTTCAATGGGGACGTGTTCCCAGAACTTTACGTACCAACCATACTTGAGAACTACGTAGCGGACATCGAGGTGGATGACAAACAG GTGGAGCTGATCTTGTGGGACACTGCCGGGCAGGAAGATTACGACCGGCTGCGGCCTCTGTCCTATCCGCGCACTGACGTTATAGTAATGTGCTTTTCCATCGCTAGCCCGGACAGTTTAG TAAACATCACTGAGAAGTGGACCCCGGAGGTGAAACATTTCTGCCCCAACGTACCTTTCATCCTGGTGGGGAACAAGAAAGACCTGCGTAACGATGAGCAGGTCTGTACCCCTCCTGCGTTTCTCTTCTCCTTGCTTCCCAGGGTACGTACTTCTAAAGGTGCTGCTGCCGCTATCTCAATCCTGCAAGGCATGacatcgcagcttcctattggcctgtga
- the LOC142468017 gene encoding rho-related GTP-binding protein RhoA-A-like isoform X2 produces MFRACVGCVPTRDTEAIRKNLVVVGDGACGKTCLLIVFNGDVFPELYVPTILENYVADIEVDDKQVELILWDTAGQEDYDRLRPLSYPRTDVIVMCFSIASPDSLVNITEKWTPEVKHFCPNVPFILVGNKKDLRNDEQVCTPPAFLFSLLPRVRTSKGAAAAISILQGMTSQLPIGL; encoded by the exons ATGTTCCGCGCATGCGTGGGTTGCGTTCCAACTCGGG ACACAGAAGCCATTCGGAAGAATCTTGTGGTTGTGGGAGATGGAGCGTGCGGAAAAACCTGCCTCCTAATCGTGTTCAATGGGGACGTGTTCCCAGAACTTTACGTACCAACCATACTTGAGAACTACGTAGCGGACATCGAGGTGGATGACAAACAG GTGGAGCTGATCTTGTGGGACACTGCCGGGCAGGAAGATTACGACCGGCTGCGGCCTCTGTCCTATCCGCGCACTGACGTTATAGTAATGTGCTTTTCCATCGCTAGCCCGGACAGTTTAG TAAACATCACTGAGAAGTGGACCCCGGAGGTGAAACATTTCTGCCCCAACGTACCTTTCATCCTGGTGGGGAACAAGAAAGACCTGCGTAACGATGAGCAGGTCTGTACCCCTCCTGCGTTTCTCTTCTCCTTGCTTCCCAGGGTACGTACTTCTAAAGGTGCTGCTGCCGCTATCTCAATCCTGCAAGGCATGacatcgcagcttcctattggcctgtga